A window of Pseudodesulfovibrio hydrargyri contains these coding sequences:
- a CDS encoding MlaE family ABC transporter permease has protein sequence MTEKTRGTAIPLFPCGICRAIVDEIGSMALFLLDSLRLIFAGFGQFPKIVRQIYFIGVQSVSVIALIGLFTGMVMGMQLYYALSVFGADGFLGTGVALSMVRELAPVLTAIMLTGRAGSAMTAEIGVMRISEQIDALTIMDVNPMRYLVAPKMAACLISFPLLTAFFNLIALWGGWLTGVKLLGANAGVYWSRVSGSLDWDDIQGGFVKSIVFGVLVCTICCFEGYFTHLRSGHAGPEGVSQSTTSAVVKSCVVILAADYILTSLLW, from the coding sequence ATGACGGAGAAAACACGCGGAACAGCCATACCTCTGTTCCCATGCGGAATCTGTCGCGCGATCGTGGACGAAATCGGGAGCATGGCTCTCTTCCTCCTCGATTCCCTGCGGCTCATCTTCGCGGGTTTCGGGCAATTCCCCAAAATCGTCCGCCAGATATATTTCATCGGAGTGCAGTCCGTGTCGGTGATCGCCCTGATAGGGCTGTTCACGGGCATGGTCATGGGCATGCAGCTCTATTACGCCCTGTCGGTGTTCGGCGCGGACGGTTTTCTGGGCACGGGCGTGGCCCTGTCCATGGTCCGCGAACTGGCCCCGGTGCTGACCGCGATCATGCTCACGGGCCGGGCCGGATCGGCCATGACCGCCGAGATCGGGGTCATGCGCATCTCCGAGCAGATCGACGCCCTGACCATCATGGACGTCAACCCCATGCGCTACCTGGTGGCCCCGAAGATGGCCGCCTGCCTGATCAGTTTCCCCCTGCTGACCGCGTTCTTCAACCTCATCGCCCTGTGGGGCGGGTGGCTGACGGGCGTGAAGCTGCTCGGGGCCAACGCGGGCGTGTACTGGTCGCGGGTGTCCGGTTCGCTGGACTGGGACGACATCCAGGGCGGGTTCGTCAAGTCCATCGTCTTCGGCGTGCTGGTCTGCACCATCTGCTGTTTCGAGGGCTACTTCACGCACCTGCGGTCCGGCCACGCCGGTCCCGAGGGCGTCAGCCAGTCCACCACCAGCGCGGTGGTCAAGTCCTGCGTCGTCATCCTGGCTGCGGATTACATTCTGACGTCGCTGTTGTGGTAG
- a CDS encoding HD domain-containing protein has product MADMKARGKMTRIVDFLNECGMLRKTPRTGYQFLGTGSENVAEHSFRTAVIGHVLALMAGADVARTTYMCLFHDLHEARTGDFNYVAHIYNKSKRTRVLEHATEGTGLGEDILGYWKELEETETLEAKLAQDADQLDFILNLKEELDLGNKYAGQWLGDAVKRVRTQWGRELAETVMETDHKDWWFLGPDRDWWARKNGKSGAE; this is encoded by the coding sequence ATGGCAGATATGAAAGCGCGCGGCAAAATGACCCGCATAGTGGATTTTTTGAACGAGTGCGGCATGTTGCGCAAGACACCGAGGACCGGGTACCAGTTTCTGGGCACGGGCTCGGAGAACGTGGCCGAGCATTCGTTCCGCACGGCGGTCATCGGCCATGTCCTGGCCCTGATGGCCGGGGCGGACGTGGCCCGGACCACGTACATGTGCCTGTTCCACGATTTGCACGAGGCGCGCACCGGGGACTTCAACTACGTGGCCCACATCTACAACAAGTCCAAGCGCACCAGGGTGCTGGAGCACGCCACCGAAGGCACGGGACTGGGCGAGGATATCCTCGGGTACTGGAAGGAGCTGGAGGAGACCGAAACCCTGGAGGCCAAATTGGCCCAGGATGCGGATCAGCTTGACTTCATCCTGAACCTGAAGGAGGAGCTGGACCTTGGCAACAAGTACGCCGGGCAGTGGCTCGGGGACGCGGTCAAGCGGGTGCGCACGCAGTGGGGCCGGGAACTGGCCGAAACCGTCATGGAGACGGACCACAAGGACTGGTGGTTTCTCGGCCCGGACCGGGACTGGTGGGCGCGCAAGAACGGCAAGTCCGGGGCGGAATGA
- the argJ gene encoding bifunctional glutamate N-acetyltransferase/amino-acid acetyltransferase ArgJ: MKIPVGYTFAAAAASFKKPGKLDLGAIVSRTPAVAAGVFTTNKFQAAPVLQCKEMLADGRKMSGFLANSGQANACTGDEGRANCRETLNLAAKALGVPADELLPASTGVIGAQFNMQKWADVMPALNESLSTAGPEDTARAIMTTDTVHKLAESSFTLKGGEVRLLGMCKGAGMISPKMATMLCFVACDADISAEAWQTMLADCVNLTINRVTVDGDMSTNDCVLALANGESGVAIESEDDYVLLRKHLLAVLEELAYKIVMDAEGGTKVAFIEVSGAKNDLDAEKVARAVGNSPLVKTALFGSDPNWGRIICAAGYSGADFKAEDLVLKIGGVLVFRDGTPEPGDMDDLLKPIMKERDIVIHIDVGDGPGSSMLLASDLTREYVSINADYRS; encoded by the coding sequence ATGAAGATACCCGTTGGATACACCTTCGCCGCGGCCGCGGCGTCGTTCAAGAAGCCAGGCAAACTCGACCTGGGGGCCATCGTCAGCCGCACCCCGGCCGTGGCCGCCGGGGTGTTCACCACCAACAAGTTCCAGGCCGCGCCCGTGCTCCAGTGCAAGGAGATGCTGGCCGACGGCCGGAAGATGTCCGGTTTCCTGGCCAACTCGGGCCAGGCCAACGCCTGCACGGGCGATGAGGGCCGGGCCAACTGCCGAGAGACCCTGAATCTGGCTGCCAAGGCGCTGGGCGTCCCGGCCGACGAACTGCTGCCCGCCTCCACCGGGGTCATCGGCGCGCAGTTCAATATGCAGAAATGGGCCGACGTCATGCCCGCGCTTAACGAGAGCCTGTCCACGGCCGGTCCGGAAGACACGGCCCGCGCGATCATGACCACGGACACGGTGCACAAGCTGGCCGAGAGCTCCTTTACGCTCAAGGGCGGCGAGGTCCGCCTGCTCGGCATGTGCAAGGGCGCGGGCATGATCTCGCCGAAGATGGCCACCATGCTCTGCTTCGTGGCCTGCGACGCGGACATCTCGGCCGAGGCGTGGCAGACCATGCTGGCCGACTGCGTGAACCTGACCATCAACCGGGTCACGGTGGACGGCGACATGTCCACCAACGACTGCGTCCTGGCCCTGGCCAACGGCGAGTCGGGCGTGGCCATCGAGTCCGAGGACGACTACGTGCTGCTGCGCAAGCACCTGCTCGCCGTGCTCGAGGAGCTGGCCTACAAGATCGTCATGGACGCCGAGGGCGGCACCAAGGTGGCCTTCATCGAAGTCTCGGGCGCGAAGAACGACCTGGACGCCGAGAAGGTGGCCCGGGCCGTGGGCAACTCGCCCCTGGTCAAGACCGCGCTGTTCGGTTCGGACCCCAACTGGGGCCGGATCATCTGCGCGGCGGGTTATTCGGGCGCGGATTTCAAGGCCGAGGACCTGGTCCTCAAGATCGGCGGCGTGCTGGTCTTCCGCGACGGCACCCCGGAGCCGGGCGACATGGACGACCTGCTGAAACCGATCATGAAGGAGCGGGACATCGTCATCCACATCGACGTGGGCGACGGCCCGGGCTCCTCCATGCTCCTGGCATCCGATCTGACCCGCGAATACGTGTCCATCAACGCTGACTACCGCAGTTAA
- a CDS encoding sulfite exporter TauE/SafE family protein: MPVAMGPLNLALIFLTFFFAAFLKGTAGLGFATTCLGIMAAYLDMRVAIPLVIIPSLLSNALVMIDAGGFLPILRRFKFMFLAALPGLALGLWLLGGGSSAMPRLVLGAAMILYGGGSLWGRTLNLTQRPLLDCAVGVVTGAVNGLTGSQIMPILPYLMALPISKDELVQAINTSFTLSSIIMLVGLNRLGLVSTELVVISLAGLIPVFLGIYIGGKVRRRLPEATFRKIVFALIGLLGAGLVIRAFL; this comes from the coding sequence ATGCCAGTCGCCATGGGCCCGCTCAACCTCGCGCTGATCTTCCTGACCTTCTTCTTCGCCGCCTTTCTCAAGGGCACGGCCGGTCTCGGGTTCGCCACCACCTGCCTGGGCATCATGGCCGCCTACCTGGACATGCGCGTGGCCATCCCCCTGGTGATCATCCCGTCGCTGCTGTCCAACGCCCTGGTCATGATCGACGCGGGCGGCTTTCTGCCCATCCTGCGCCGCTTCAAGTTCATGTTCCTGGCCGCCCTGCCCGGCCTGGCCCTGGGCCTGTGGCTGCTGGGCGGCGGCTCCTCGGCCATGCCCCGGCTGGTCCTGGGCGCGGCCATGATCCTCTATGGCGGGGGGAGCCTGTGGGGCCGCACCCTGAACCTGACCCAGCGCCCGCTCCTGGACTGCGCCGTGGGCGTGGTCACCGGCGCGGTCAACGGCCTGACCGGCTCGCAGATCATGCCCATCCTGCCCTACCTCATGGCCCTGCCCATCTCCAAGGACGAGCTCGTCCAGGCCATCAACACCTCCTTCACCCTGTCCTCGATCATCATGCTCGTGGGCCTGAACCGGCTCGGGCTGGTCTCCACGGAACTGGTCGTCATCTCCCTCGCCGGCCTGATTCCCGTGTTCCTGGGCATATACATCGGCGGCAAGGTCCGGCGCAGGCTGCCCGAGGCCACCTTCCGCAAGATCGTCTTCGCCCTCATCGGGCTGCTCGGCGCGGGGCTGGTCATCCGCGCCTTCCTGTAG
- a CDS encoding DUF3124 domain-containing protein, protein MRTTSLRLIAALLAVAVLSLPALAGRKLHVSKGQTVYVPIYSHIYQGPKGKPYNLSGLLSIRNVDYDNSIVVTSVRYYDDNGTLVKDHFAEPVVIEPMGTREVYVSERDLSGGSGANFTVKWQAEKNTAVPVIQAVMIGTASGQGISFVCEGVVIEEN, encoded by the coding sequence ATGCGCACCACGTCCCTTCGCCTGATCGCGGCCCTTCTGGCCGTGGCCGTCCTCAGCCTGCCCGCCCTGGCCGGGCGCAAGCTCCACGTGTCGAAGGGACAGACCGTGTACGTGCCCATCTACTCCCACATCTACCAGGGCCCAAAGGGCAAGCCGTACAACCTGTCCGGCCTGCTCTCCATCCGCAACGTGGACTACGACAACTCCATCGTCGTGACCTCGGTCAGATACTACGACGACAACGGCACCCTGGTGAAGGACCACTTCGCCGAGCCCGTGGTCATCGAGCCCATGGGCACCCGCGAGGTCTACGTGTCCGAGCGTGATCTGTCCGGCGGTTCCGGGGCCAATTTCACGGTCAAGTGGCAGGCCGAGAAAAACACCGCCGTGCCCGTGATCCAGGCGGTCATGATCGGCACCGCCTCGGGACAGGGCATCTCGTTCGTCTGCGAAGGGGTGGTCATCGAAGAGAACTGA
- a CDS encoding MFS transporter, producing the protein MKTSVFSSLFIATVVVMLGIGVISPILPLYAHGMGASGLEIGAIFSGFALSRLFLAPLVGRFADQHRKKRILMAGLVLFIAVSLAYVAADSPAVLLLIRLIQGGASVLVTPVAQSYVGDITPVGQEGRLGNLYFMSMFMGMAAGPYLGGWLCDNHGMAAPFYAMSVLSFLALLLILFLVPDAPATKPKSGKSRSGLKGLLPIFRDRPMWGVMTYFSTRGFYRWGFNSFFPMLAVQVSGASAAGIGLVLSSYMFAGSLFQYPCGLLVDKHPRHRVAFVLWGGVLAALSMLAIAYCRTMVMFFLLSLAMGLLSAVSRAACIAIQTERGRIHGMGAAAGAFTASMSLGQVTGPLVLGLVVDRADIPLAFIVAGLVGLAGALAAPYLLRQSGEGRAAS; encoded by the coding sequence ATGAAAACCAGCGTATTCTCCAGCCTGTTCATCGCCACCGTGGTCGTCATGCTCGGCATCGGCGTCATCTCCCCCATCCTGCCCCTGTACGCCCACGGCATGGGCGCTTCGGGCCTGGAGATCGGCGCGATCTTCTCCGGGTTCGCCCTGTCGCGCCTCTTCCTCGCCCCCCTGGTCGGGCGCTTCGCCGACCAGCACCGGAAAAAGCGCATCCTCATGGCGGGCCTGGTCCTGTTCATCGCCGTATCCCTGGCCTACGTGGCCGCAGATTCGCCCGCCGTGCTGCTGCTCATCCGCCTGATCCAGGGCGGCGCCAGCGTGCTGGTCACGCCCGTGGCCCAGTCCTACGTGGGCGACATCACCCCGGTGGGCCAGGAGGGTCGGCTCGGCAACCTGTACTTCATGTCCATGTTCATGGGCATGGCCGCGGGCCCCTACCTGGGCGGCTGGCTCTGCGACAACCACGGCATGGCCGCGCCCTTCTACGCCATGAGCGTATTGTCCTTCCTCGCCCTGCTCCTGATCCTCTTCCTGGTGCCCGACGCCCCGGCCACCAAGCCCAAATCCGGCAAATCCCGGTCCGGGCTCAAGGGGTTGCTGCCCATCTTCCGCGACCGGCCCATGTGGGGAGTCATGACCTACTTCTCCACGCGCGGCTTCTACCGCTGGGGGTTCAACTCCTTCTTCCCCATGCTCGCGGTCCAGGTCAGCGGGGCCAGCGCCGCCGGAATCGGGCTGGTCCTGTCGTCCTACATGTTCGCGGGCTCCCTGTTCCAGTACCCCTGCGGCCTGCTGGTGGACAAACACCCCCGCCACAGGGTCGCGTTCGTGCTCTGGGGCGGGGTCCTGGCCGCCCTGTCCATGCTCGCCATCGCCTACTGCCGGACCATGGTCATGTTCTTCCTCCTCTCCCTGGCCATGGGCCTGCTCAGCGCGGTCTCCCGCGCCGCCTGCATCGCCATCCAGACCGAGCGGGGCCGCATCCACGGCATGGGCGCGGCCGCCGGGGCGTTCACCGCCTCCATGAGCCTGGGCCAGGTCACCGGCCCCCTGGTCCTGGGGTTGGTCGTGGACCGGGCGGATATTCCCCTGGCCTTCATCGTGGCCGGGCTGGTCGGCCTGGCCGGGGCCCTGGCCGCGCCCTACCTGCTGCGCCAGAGCGGCGAGGGCCGCGCCGCCTCCTGA
- a CDS encoding DVU0772 family protein has protein sequence MSDDTNACRQWLNEVNWDMIHEDAVTLYLEWGNNNYRDAMRSPVTTSGEYSVYFAIDTWAEPKVVLMKMDNYGSTILCSKKVPDDLAGQLLDDIKGIKGILELTPPIKEWLMKELDA, from the coding sequence ATGAGCGACGACACCAACGCCTGCAGGCAATGGCTGAACGAAGTGAACTGGGACATGATCCACGAGGATGCCGTCACCCTGTACCTGGAATGGGGCAATAACAACTACCGCGACGCCATGCGTTCGCCGGTGACCACGTCCGGCGAGTATTCCGTGTATTTCGCCATCGACACCTGGGCCGAGCCCAAGGTGGTGCTGATGAAGATGGACAACTACGGTTCGACCATCCTCTGTTCCAAGAAGGTCCCCGACGACCTGGCCGGGCAACTGCTCGACGACATCAAGGGCATCAAGGGCATCCTGGAGCTGACTCCGCCCATCAAGGAATGGCTGATGAAGGAGCTGGACGCCTAG
- a CDS encoding CinA family protein: protein MDTYLISRAVAEVGECLRVQKHFLATAESCTGGLLASTLTDTPGSSEWFAGSVVAYSNAVKNKLLGVPDETLEQHGAVSEPVVLAMARGVLETIGADVSVAVSGIAGPSGGTPEKPVGTVWIAWAWPGGSRAKRYNFQGTRDQVKSQTVMAAINGLLGVTK from the coding sequence ATGGATACCTATCTCATCTCGCGGGCCGTGGCCGAAGTGGGCGAATGCCTGCGCGTCCAAAAACACTTCCTGGCAACCGCCGAATCCTGCACCGGCGGCCTGCTCGCCAGCACCCTGACCGACACCCCCGGCAGCTCCGAATGGTTCGCCGGGTCTGTGGTCGCCTACTCCAACGCGGTCAAGAACAAGCTCCTCGGCGTGCCCGACGAAACCCTGGAACAGCACGGCGCGGTCTCCGAACCGGTCGTCCTGGCCATGGCCCGGGGCGTGCTCGAAACCATCGGCGCGGACGTGTCCGTGGCCGTCTCCGGCATCGCCGGCCCCTCGGGCGGCACGCCCGAAAAACCGGTCGGCACCGTCTGGATCGCCTGGGCCTGGCCCGGCGGCTCCCGCGCCAAGCGGTACAATTTTCAGGGCACCCGGGACCAGGTGAAAAGCCAGACCGTCATGGCCGCCATCAACGGATTATTGGGCGTGACCAAGTAG
- the rnhA gene encoding ribonuclease HI: MYTDGSCLGNPGPGGYGAVLIFGEYKGESADNYKELAQGYKRTTNNRMELLAVIVGLSALTRPCTVDLWTDSKYVQQAITQRWLKNWQRNGWKTAAKKPVKNQDLWRRLMPLIEEHDVSFHWVKGHAGHLLNERVDDLARGAASGRDLLVDEGME, from the coding sequence ATGTATACGGACGGTTCCTGCCTCGGCAACCCCGGCCCGGGCGGCTACGGCGCGGTCCTCATCTTCGGCGAATACAAGGGCGAGTCCGCCGACAACTACAAGGAACTCGCCCAGGGCTACAAGCGGACCACCAACAACCGCATGGAGCTGCTCGCCGTCATCGTCGGCCTGTCCGCCCTGACCCGGCCCTGCACCGTGGATCTCTGGACCGACTCCAAATACGTCCAGCAGGCCATCACCCAGCGCTGGCTCAAGAACTGGCAGCGCAACGGCTGGAAAACAGCGGCCAAGAAACCGGTCAAGAACCAGGACCTCTGGCGCCGCCTCATGCCGCTGATCGAGGAGCACGACGTTTCCTTCCACTGGGTCAAGGGGCACGCCGGGCACCTGCTCAACGAACGCGTCGACGACCTGGCCCGGGGCGCGGCCTCCGGGCGCGACCTGCTCGTGGACGAGGGCATGGAGTAG
- a CDS encoding ABC transporter permease — MIRTVSRVAGMGLEAVWAFKLRSIFVVLGVAFGIASLTLIITAVDGANRMAVDMVDMFGPDAALVFGGNFQKRAVGMRTLTLSREDAARIQDSLPGAYQVLPMRAKYGQTVRAGNRTYHDVVIVGTTEGYSKAWNWPLSEGRDLSAEDERIGAKVALLGETPSRELFGGESPVGRVLYISGIPFQVVGKLSYRGVTSGGGGDVDNRIIIPLSTLVQRYNMDRKYFRALRVKFVEPDYMPAHTENLRSLLRHLHHLAPEEDDDFSIVTADEILKFLAFFKGGLTVFLGVTAGIAVLVGGFVLANLFSISVSERAEEIGLKKAMGARNSAIMLQFLVEACALTMLGGVLGLFLGLGLGQFLSRLDILTIQFSWKAFFMALAGSQAVGLVFGLKPARQAASLDPIQALRGEG; from the coding sequence ATGATACGGACCGTATCCCGGGTGGCGGGCATGGGGTTGGAGGCCGTCTGGGCCTTCAAGCTGCGTTCCATCTTCGTGGTCCTGGGCGTGGCCTTCGGCATCGCCTCCCTGACCCTGATCATCACGGCCGTGGACGGGGCCAACCGCATGGCCGTGGACATGGTCGACATGTTCGGGCCGGACGCGGCCCTGGTCTTCGGCGGCAACTTCCAGAAACGGGCCGTGGGCATGCGCACCCTGACGCTCAGCCGCGAGGACGCCGCGCGCATCCAGGATTCCCTGCCCGGCGCGTACCAGGTGCTGCCCATGCGGGCCAAGTACGGACAGACGGTCCGGGCGGGCAACCGCACTTACCACGACGTGGTCATCGTGGGCACCACCGAGGGCTATTCCAAGGCCTGGAACTGGCCGCTCAGCGAGGGACGCGACCTGTCGGCCGAGGACGAGCGCATCGGGGCCAAGGTCGCCCTGCTGGGCGAAACACCGTCCCGCGAACTGTTCGGCGGCGAGTCGCCCGTGGGCCGGGTCCTGTACATCTCGGGCATCCCGTTCCAGGTGGTGGGCAAGCTCTCCTACCGGGGCGTGACCTCGGGCGGGGGCGGCGACGTGGACAACCGGATCATCATTCCCCTGTCCACCCTGGTCCAGCGCTACAACATGGATCGCAAATACTTCCGCGCCCTGCGCGTCAAGTTCGTGGAGCCGGACTACATGCCCGCGCACACCGAGAACCTGCGCTCCCTGCTCCGGCACCTGCACCACCTCGCGCCCGAGGAGGACGACGACTTCTCCATCGTCACCGCCGATGAGATCCTCAAGTTCCTGGCGTTCTTCAAGGGCGGTCTGACCGTCTTCCTGGGCGTGACCGCGGGCATCGCCGTGCTCGTGGGCGGATTCGTGCTGGCCAACCTGTTCTCCATCTCGGTCTCGGAGCGGGCCGAGGAGATCGGCCTGAAAAAGGCCATGGGCGCGCGCAATTCGGCCATCATGCTCCAGTTCCTGGTCGAGGCCTGCGCCCTGACCATGCTCGGCGGGGTGCTCGGCCTGTTCCTCGGCCTGGGGCTGGGCCAGTTCCTGTCGCGCCTCGACATCCTGACCATCCAGTTCTCCTGGAAGGCGTTCTTCATGGCCCTGGCCGGGTCCCAGGCCGTGGGGCTGGTCTTCGGCCTCAAGCCCGCCCGCCAGGCCGCCTCCCTGGACCCCATCCAGGCCCTGCGCGGCGAGGGCTAG
- a CDS encoding methyl-accepting chemotaxis protein — MKIPRLRLTGQLLLPILGVVILGIALLQGFSFVESSEILEAEIISSTTRDRDAAVRAMDLWLTSQTDELDLWSKEPMFARALEGDGAAHKEVVAFALNVKKGYPELESLGIADAKGAIVAGSESAEGKQIGNMAGQGYFQASMRGETFIGSPVKSERTGLPVMTISAPIRDASGKVLGVLLKVIKFDVIYKEILAPIKIGSSGYAFITDRNGTVIGHANPDRVFKGNISTIKFSEQILTNKIGTHKYYYPVQKEWKAMAYGYVERAGWHILVTAPLSELLSPLGSMRNFSIVGSLVTILAVALVIFWVVRKIVTAMRDAVTISSAIAGGSLDVDVPERFLGKEDEIGELARALQGMVDNLMRTISSIRGATEEIAAGSEELASSSQAVSDGATTQAASVEEVSSSMEQMTASISRNAENADQTRTIARQAAQDAATGGEAVSQTVSAMREIADKISIIEEIARQTNLLALNAAIEAARAGEHGKGFAVVAAEVRKLAERSGLAAAEISELSANSVQVAEKAGGLLEKILPDINHTAELVQEIAAASNEQNAGAAQINDAIQQLDGIIQTNASASEEIAGTSEELAGQSESLRQAVGFFRLREDAVFARHNSVTTAARAPHPALPADGGGEDDFERF; from the coding sequence ATGAAAATACCCAGACTCAGACTCACAGGCCAGTTGCTGCTTCCCATCCTCGGCGTCGTCATCCTCGGCATCGCCCTGCTCCAGGGATTCAGCTTTGTGGAATCCTCCGAAATCCTGGAGGCGGAAATCATCTCCTCGACCACCAGGGACCGCGACGCGGCGGTCAGGGCCATGGACCTGTGGCTGACCTCCCAAACCGACGAGCTGGACCTGTGGAGCAAGGAGCCCATGTTCGCCCGGGCCCTGGAAGGGGACGGGGCGGCGCACAAAGAGGTCGTCGCCTTCGCCCTCAACGTCAAGAAGGGCTATCCTGAACTGGAAAGCCTGGGCATCGCCGACGCCAAGGGCGCCATTGTCGCCGGTTCGGAGTCCGCGGAAGGCAAACAGATCGGCAACATGGCGGGCCAGGGCTATTTCCAGGCCTCCATGCGCGGCGAGACCTTTATCGGTTCGCCGGTCAAATCCGAGCGCACCGGCCTGCCGGTGATGACGATCTCCGCTCCGATCCGGGACGCCTCCGGCAAGGTGCTCGGCGTACTGCTCAAGGTCATCAAGTTCGACGTCATCTACAAAGAGATACTGGCCCCGATCAAGATCGGTTCGAGCGGCTACGCCTTCATCACGGACCGCAACGGGACGGTCATCGGCCACGCCAACCCGGACCGGGTGTTCAAGGGAAACATCTCCACCATCAAATTCAGCGAGCAAATTCTGACCAACAAGATCGGGACCCATAAGTATTACTACCCCGTGCAGAAGGAGTGGAAGGCCATGGCCTACGGCTATGTGGAGCGCGCGGGCTGGCACATCCTGGTCACCGCCCCGCTGAGCGAGCTGCTGTCCCCCCTGGGCAGCATGCGCAATTTCTCCATCGTCGGCTCCCTGGTCACCATCCTGGCCGTGGCCCTGGTGATCTTCTGGGTGGTCAGGAAGATCGTGACGGCCATGCGGGATGCGGTCACGATATCCTCGGCCATAGCCGGCGGCTCCCTGGACGTGGACGTGCCCGAACGGTTCCTCGGCAAGGAGGATGAGATCGGCGAACTGGCCAGGGCGCTCCAGGGGATGGTCGACAACCTCATGCGGACGATCTCGTCCATCCGGGGGGCCACGGAAGAGATCGCCGCGGGCAGCGAGGAACTGGCGTCCTCGTCCCAGGCCGTGTCGGACGGGGCCACCACCCAGGCCGCCAGCGTGGAGGAGGTCTCCTCGAGCATGGAGCAGATGACCGCCTCCATCAGCCGCAACGCGGAGAACGCCGACCAGACCCGGACCATAGCCCGGCAGGCGGCCCAGGACGCGGCCACCGGCGGCGAGGCCGTGAGCCAGACCGTGTCGGCCATGCGCGAGATCGCGGACAAGATATCGATCATCGAGGAAATCGCGCGGCAGACCAACCTGCTGGCCCTGAACGCGGCCATCGAGGCGGCCCGTGCCGGGGAGCACGGCAAGGGGTTCGCCGTGGTCGCGGCCGAGGTCCGCAAGCTGGCCGAACGCAGCGGCCTGGCCGCGGCCGAGATCAGCGAGCTGTCGGCCAACAGTGTGCAGGTGGCGGAAAAGGCGGGCGGCCTGCTCGAAAAGATCCTGCCCGACATCAACCACACCGCCGAACTGGTCCAGGAGATCGCGGCCGCGAGCAACGAGCAGAACGCGGGCGCGGCGCAGATCAACGACGCCATCCAGCAGCTGGACGGGATCATCCAGACCAACGCCTCGGCCTCGGAGGAGATCGCCGGGACCAGCGAGGAGTTGGCCGGGCAGTCCGAGTCCCTGCGCCAGGCTGTCGGATTCTTCAGGTTGCGCGAGGACGCGGTCTTCGCCCGGCATAACTCCGTGACGACCGCTGCCCGGGCGCCACACCCCGCCCTGCCCGCCGACGGTGGCGGGGAGGACGACTTCGAACGGTTCTAA
- a CDS encoding ABC transporter ATP-binding protein: MTQPAISLKDITKTFLQGKGDESDPGIKVLKGITLDVAQGEFIALQGTSGSGKSTLLHIIGLLDRPTAGVYSLLGRDASNLDDDQQSDLRNRALGFVFQSFYLISYATALENVILPGLYSGRPRAELTARAENLMERVGLADRMHFKPSRLSGGQQQRVAMARALLNDPRILLADEPTGQLDSHTSGEIMKLFHDVHRAGQTIVLVTHDEDVAREADRIIRLHDGRIAEDVKA; this comes from the coding sequence ATGACGCAGCCGGCCATCTCGCTCAAGGACATCACCAAGACCTTTCTCCAGGGCAAGGGCGACGAGTCCGATCCCGGGATCAAGGTCCTCAAGGGCATCACCCTGGACGTGGCCCAGGGCGAGTTCATCGCCCTGCAGGGCACGTCCGGATCGGGCAAGTCCACCCTGTTGCACATCATCGGCCTGCTCGACCGGCCCACCGCGGGCGTCTACAGCCTGCTCGGCCGCGACGCCTCCAACCTGGACGACGACCAGCAGTCCGATCTGCGCAACCGCGCGCTGGGCTTCGTGTTCCAGTCCTTCTATCTGATCTCCTACGCCACGGCCCTGGAAAACGTCATCCTGCCCGGTCTCTACTCCGGCAGGCCGCGCGCCGAACTGACCGCCCGCGCGGAGAACCTCATGGAGCGCGTCGGCCTGGCCGACCGCATGCACTTCAAGCCTTCGCGCCTGTCCGGCGGCCAGCAGCAGCGCGTGGCCATGGCCCGCGCCCTGCTCAACGACCCGCGGATCCTGCTGGCCGACGAGCCCACCGGCCAGCTCGACTCACACACCTCGGGCGAGATCATGAAACTGTTCCACGACGTGCACCGGGCCGGGCAGACCATCGTCCTGGTCACCCACGACGAGGACGTGGCCCGCGAGGCCGATCGGATCATCCGCCTGCACGACGGACGCATCGCCGAGGATGTGAAGGCCTAG